In one window of Thermodesulfobacteriota bacterium DNA:
- the tpiA gene encoding triose-phosphate isomerase, with product MLPLIAGNWKMNMDIDQGAALVFRLRDLLRNVHAVEIVIAPPFTSLHHLNHLLADSDIKLAGQDLFWEKSGAYTGEISGEMLKSTGCKYVIIGHSERRQLFGESDETVNRKVLAALRHGLRPIVCVGETLDEREAGKTLSRVRTQVSGALSGLAGSAMKEVTIAYEPVWAIGTGKTAKSQEAEEVHNSIRELLHELSDRESVRNVRIIYGGSVKPDNIDELMAQPNIDGALVGGASLKAEDFARIVGFQPL from the coding sequence ATGCTGCCGCTAATTGCCGGAAACTGGAAGATGAACATGGACATTGACCAGGGGGCCGCCCTGGTCTTCAGGCTCAGGGACCTCCTCAGGAACGTCCATGCGGTCGAAATAGTAATAGCCCCCCCGTTTACATCCCTCCATCACCTGAACCACCTCCTTGCCGATAGCGACATCAAGCTCGCCGGCCAGGACCTCTTCTGGGAGAAGAGCGGGGCATATACCGGAGAGATATCCGGGGAGATGCTCAAGTCAACGGGATGCAAGTATGTGATAATCGGCCACTCGGAGCGCCGCCAGCTCTTCGGCGAGTCCGACGAGACCGTCAACAGGAAAGTCCTTGCCGCTTTGAGGCACGGGCTTAGGCCTATAGTCTGCGTGGGCGAAACGCTTGATGAGCGGGAGGCCGGGAAGACCCTCTCAAGGGTAAGGACGCAGGTTTCCGGCGCACTTTCGGGGCTAGCGGGCTCCGCGATGAAGGAGGTCACGATAGCCTACGAGCCGGTCTGGGCCATAGGCACCGGAAAGACGGCAAAGTCCCAGGAGGCCGAGGAGGTGCATAACTCCATACGCGAGCTCCTGCATGAGCTTTCTGACCGCGAGTCGGTCCGTAATGTCCGCATAATCTACGGGGGGTCCGTAAAGCCCGACAACATTGACGAGCTCATGGCCCAGCCGAACATCGATGGCGCGCTCGTGGGGGGCGCTAGCCTCAAGGCCGAGGACTTCGCCCGGATAGTCGGCTTCCAGCCGCTCTGA
- a CDS encoding phosphoglycerate kinase yields MNQGLKYIDEINLRGKRVLIRVDFNVPLDENQNIREDTRIRGVLPTINYALDENAKVILASHLGRPKGKRVPEMSLTPVAKRLGRLLEKDVAMAPDCVGDETKKMVDAMSPGDVLLLENLRFHPEEEKNDQGFGKKLAGLADVYINDAFAMAHRAHASNVAITNFVKEAGAGFLMKKELTYFSMALEKPTRPLVAIIGGKKVSDKVGVLLSLCDRVDKLIIGGGMALTFFKALGYEVGSSFAEEDALDTAREVIEKARQKHIKLFMPVDFVVADRFAADAETKVVTYQEIPKGWMALDIGPATVTLFTEAIQNAKTIVWNGPMGVFEIDAFSRGTFAMVSSVASTYAMTIVGGGDTDVAVHRAGEYAKMSYISTGGGAFLELLKGAELPGIAALRQKKEKPRAAN; encoded by the coding sequence TTGAACCAGGGGCTCAAATACATTGACGAGATCAATCTCAGGGGCAAAAGGGTCCTCATAAGGGTGGACTTCAACGTCCCGCTCGACGAGAACCAGAACATAAGGGAAGACACCCGGATACGGGGCGTACTCCCCACCATAAACTACGCCCTGGACGAGAACGCAAAGGTCATACTGGCCTCTCACCTCGGCCGCCCCAAGGGGAAGAGGGTCCCTGAGATGAGCCTTACGCCGGTGGCCAAGAGGCTCGGCAGGCTCCTTGAAAAGGACGTTGCAATGGCCCCGGACTGCGTGGGCGACGAGACGAAAAAGATGGTGGACGCGATGAGCCCCGGGGACGTCCTCCTCCTTGAAAACCTCCGCTTCCACCCCGAGGAGGAGAAGAACGACCAGGGCTTCGGCAAGAAGCTCGCCGGGCTCGCCGACGTCTACATAAACGACGCATTCGCGATGGCCCACAGGGCGCACGCCTCGAACGTGGCCATAACCAACTTCGTAAAAGAGGCAGGGGCCGGGTTCCTCATGAAAAAGGAGCTCACCTATTTCAGCATGGCCCTTGAAAAGCCCACTAGGCCGCTCGTGGCCATAATAGGGGGGAAAAAGGTCTCTGACAAGGTCGGAGTGCTCCTTTCGCTCTGCGACCGGGTCGACAAGCTCATAATCGGCGGCGGCATGGCGCTTACGTTCTTCAAGGCGCTCGGCTACGAGGTGGGAAGCTCCTTCGCCGAGGAAGACGCCCTGGATACAGCCAGGGAGGTCATTGAAAAGGCCCGCCAGAAGCACATCAAGCTTTTCATGCCAGTAGACTTCGTAGTGGCGGACAGGTTTGCAGCGGACGCGGAGACGAAGGTAGTCACCTACCAGGAGATTCCCAAGGGATGGATGGCGCTTGACATAGGCCCGGCCACCGTGACCCTCTTTACCGAGGCCATTCAGAACGCGAAGACCATAGTATGGAACGGCCCGATGGGCGTTTTCGAGATAGACGCCTTCAGCCGGGGCACCTTTGCGATGGTATCGAGCGTTGCCAGCACCTATGCAATGACCATAGTGGGCGGGGGCGATACCGACGTCGCCGTGCACAGGGCCGGGGAGTACGCCAAGATGAGCTACATTTCCACAGGCGGCGGCGCCTTCCTCGAGCTCCTGAAAGGCGCCGAGCTGCCGGGCATAGCGGCGCTCAGGCAGAAGAAGGAAAAGCCCAGGGCGGCAAACTGA
- the gap gene encoding type I glyceraldehyde-3-phosphate dehydrogenase, with amino-acid sequence MVRVAINGFGRIGRNILRASLGNLDKIDFVCINDVTDAPTLAHLLKYDSVFGRIPAEISVKGSSLILNGKEIKVTAERDPAKLPWKELKVDIALECTGLFTNRDKAEAHIAAGAKKVIISAPAKNEDITICLGVNHESYDPGKHNIISNASCTTNCLAPVAKVLNDKFGIVKGLMTTVHAYTNDQKILDLPHKDLRRARAAALSMIPTSTGAAKAVSLVLPELKGKLDGMAIRVPVPTVSVVDLTAELSKAATADEINSAFLEASNSTLKGVLEYTEELLVSVDFKGNPHSSIFDAQSTKVIGEKMVKVLAWYDNEWGFSCRMRDVVLYMAGKGL; translated from the coding sequence ATGGTTAGGGTCGCGATAAACGGGTTCGGACGCATCGGGAGGAATATACTCAGGGCCTCCCTCGGCAATCTCGACAAAATAGACTTCGTCTGCATAAACGACGTCACGGACGCCCCTACCCTCGCCCATCTACTGAAATACGACTCCGTTTTCGGCAGGATTCCCGCCGAGATATCCGTCAAGGGCAGCTCGCTCATACTGAACGGCAAGGAAATAAAAGTTACCGCCGAAAGGGACCCCGCAAAACTCCCCTGGAAGGAGCTGAAGGTAGATATCGCGCTCGAGTGCACCGGACTTTTCACCAACCGGGACAAGGCTGAGGCGCACATTGCTGCCGGGGCCAAAAAGGTCATCATATCCGCGCCTGCAAAGAACGAAGACATAACCATATGCCTCGGGGTTAACCACGAGAGCTATGACCCCGGGAAGCACAACATTATCTCCAACGCCTCCTGCACGACAAACTGCCTTGCGCCGGTGGCAAAGGTGCTTAACGACAAGTTCGGCATCGTAAAGGGCCTCATGACCACAGTCCACGCCTACACCAACGACCAGAAGATCCTTGACCTGCCGCACAAGGACCTCCGGAGGGCCAGGGCCGCCGCGCTTTCGATGATACCGACGTCCACGGGCGCCGCGAAGGCCGTCTCGCTCGTGCTTCCCGAGCTCAAGGGGAAGCTCGACGGCATGGCCATAAGGGTGCCTGTCCCTACGGTATCGGTCGTGGACCTTACCGCCGAGCTATCGAAGGCGGCTACCGCTGACGAGATAAACTCCGCTTTCCTCGAGGCCTCCAACTCGACCCTTAAAGGCGTGCTCGAGTATACCGAGGAGCTACTCGTATCGGTTGATTTCAAGGGCAACCCCCATTCCTCCATATTCGACGCACAGTCCACCAAGGTCATCGGCGAAAAGATGGTCAAGGTCCTGGCCTGGTACGACAACGAATGGGGCTTCTCCTGCAGGATGCGGGACGTGGTGCTCTATATGGCCGGCAAGGGCCTTTGA
- the aroD gene encoding type I 3-dehydroquinate dehydratase — MSSRGLGKARTAAVITGGANDSAARKAVSGGAGLIEARVDTFRSLDPGPVSSSIKRLKKITGLPVILTIRSRAEGGTARLTESERLELFRALIPYADYVDIEARSSGIFKDVVKSAKGKRKKVIASYHNFRSTPGDKKLNEIIESGRSAGADIIKLATFVGSPGDLRRLARLLFAHKDLIVIGMGALGAASRVFFPMIGSLVTYGSVSRKTAPGQLSLGALKKEFERYGF, encoded by the coding sequence ATGTCTTCCAGGGGCCTTGGAAAGGCCAGGACTGCCGCCGTCATTACAGGAGGGGCAAACGATTCCGCGGCAAGGAAAGCTGTCTCGGGCGGGGCGGGCCTCATCGAGGCCCGGGTCGACACCTTCCGCTCGCTCGACCCCGGCCCTGTCTCTTCTTCGATCAAAAGATTGAAAAAAATCACAGGGTTGCCCGTCATACTCACCATAAGGAGCAGGGCGGAGGGCGGAACGGCCCGCCTGACCGAAAGTGAACGGCTCGAATTATTCAGGGCGCTTATACCTTACGCGGATTACGTCGACATAGAGGCCCGCTCAAGCGGGATCTTCAAAGATGTGGTAAAATCTGCCAAAGGAAAAAGAAAAAAGGTCATAGCATCCTATCATAACTTCAGGTCCACACCCGGGGATAAAAAGCTCAACGAAATCATCGAGTCAGGCCGCTCAGCGGGCGCTGATATAATAAAGCTCGCTACATTCGTGGGCTCGCCTGGGGATTTGAGGAGGCTTGCCCGGCTCCTTTTCGCCCATAAAGACCTGATCGTTATCGGCATGGGCGCCCTTGGGGCCGCCTCAAGGGTCTTTTTCCCCATGATAGGCTCCCTTGTGACGTACGGGTCGGTCTCAAGGAAGACGGCCCCGGGCCAGCTCTCGCTTGGGGCCCTGAAAAAGGAATTCGAGCGTTACGGTTTTTGA
- a CDS encoding LysM peptidoglycan-binding domain-containing protein, producing MGGVGIVLGLFLVFSVAVSWVSGDKEKNRLELSMKERGAKEKQLEEEIKKAKIKFAQDAEALKDIESKLKAEVAEKRKVERALAQEERQRRMLEKAGATVDIEQEREKIRSEIEARTKQEIASLEERLNAVEEARKRLEAEMKLKLEEGARKKAEDAWTQAELARAKAQESAARAGELESRLKELEKAGKEMEARLQQHEFARMDAERRLAQEKEARDSMEAMLKESEEALAAARAQAEAVKETALEEASPAKPEPAIAAREAAAERSASPTAPATPKDDRLIADLESARDEARARLDESLAALTRLEGEVGSLTAERDQLKTDSAQKEEVIASLRQELEMARESEAGLKRELASLNAAAIQAKANAEAEIRARLEVETAKAAEALGQAELALKQAEEAGKRSAELEIRLAETEKISQAFEATLREQETLKKEEELKLENALKEKEAIEARLAEAEEQLKAAVASAEGAGEPAPGPETTVAAGPSGGKGAEEAFAKVAELEKSRDEARAALSELEDELKSINADRELMAGEISGQADTIEALRSELEESRRAEAALRGEIEARLAELENARLELASETGLGSKEESDSVRAALEEAEIAKKSAREEAARGAALEAKYAELETAKKSMEASLRRHEEVRAEAELKLSREKEAKDQLEARLKEAEEALISARASMDAVSEKSLAEPADTDVTASMEEELEKARREARAAEEEAVSARKETEAANLIIAELERSRDEARVRLEESMASISTLREEMARTQGEAELIRKNESEGAKALALLKEELKEARGAEAGLKAEFESLEAVSREALLKKETEREGLAARAAALEEKLAAAEAARVKSEEAAKAGLESIVALEREAARLRDERELAVNDAAHKAQAIAALRNELDETRKAGVGPGERTEELAAVPVETAPASVEEPSTRIKELETRLAEAVAARMRSDDAAKAVAEALAALEKDSALLRKENELAVNKASQEAQAAASLRSELESQREKEAALMGELDEARRLASAEAARLEAEERELGGRTAALEEKLAKAEEARVKSEEASKAELARLGALNIDLEARNRDLEERLKETNTALARAEAAGEVAKELIVKNSELEQKLKEAGLANLQGKASSYVAQKLIERNTELEMRLKKAELALAQSEAARAQAEAVISRNTELASMLKEAEMTLARTGDQAPLLETLNKRNSELETRIREAEGALAEAEAARFMVEELKARNNELEEKLKAGGSGADPRAFDELRKARLETEAMLRLESEARSSLEARLREAQAAKGAGEAAIKELTVMARETETKLGQEAAARSALEAQLREAIASREANEASFTELNAAKAELEARLGREVESRRVMEARLRDMETSEGARKAAMSELEKALAETRERLASETDARKRLELEISRLSKETELVSRSGMDPAGLAKLQDEFANLRTSIARKLKSGDIKSDELIRLMQADDVIGFYIVKKGDTLWKIAKEDSYGNPWKWPLLYRYNVSRLKNPDIIKPGNVLIFMKNVSEKEARDAVRKAKLRGDWKKWSEGDRKSWLEDWLN from the coding sequence ATGGGCGGCGTAGGCATAGTACTCGGTCTTTTTCTCGTCTTTTCCGTTGCCGTCTCCTGGGTCTCTGGAGACAAGGAGAAGAACAGGCTCGAGCTCTCCATGAAGGAGAGGGGCGCCAAGGAGAAGCAGCTCGAGGAAGAGATAAAGAAGGCCAAGATAAAGTTCGCACAGGACGCCGAGGCCCTGAAGGACATAGAGAGCAAGCTAAAGGCCGAGGTCGCTGAAAAGAGGAAGGTAGAGAGGGCGCTCGCGCAAGAGGAGCGCCAGAGGAGGATGCTCGAGAAGGCGGGCGCTACCGTCGATATAGAGCAGGAAAGAGAAAAGATCAGGTCAGAAATTGAGGCCAGGACGAAACAGGAGATCGCGAGCCTCGAAGAAAGATTGAACGCCGTCGAGGAGGCCAGGAAGAGGCTTGAGGCTGAGATGAAGCTCAAGCTTGAGGAGGGGGCCAGGAAAAAGGCCGAGGACGCCTGGACCCAGGCCGAGCTTGCCAGGGCAAAGGCGCAGGAGTCGGCTGCGCGAGCCGGCGAGCTGGAATCAAGGCTCAAGGAGCTTGAAAAGGCCGGGAAGGAAATGGAGGCCCGCCTCCAGCAGCACGAGTTCGCGAGGATGGACGCAGAGCGCCGCCTTGCCCAGGAAAAAGAGGCCAGGGACTCCATGGAAGCCATGCTCAAGGAGTCTGAAGAGGCCCTTGCGGCGGCGCGGGCCCAGGCCGAGGCCGTAAAGGAAACAGCGCTTGAAGAGGCTTCGCCAGCAAAGCCTGAACCAGCCATAGCAGCCCGGGAAGCGGCCGCGGAAAGGTCCGCATCCCCCACGGCTCCCGCAACCCCAAAAGATGACCGGCTCATCGCCGACCTCGAAAGCGCGAGAGACGAGGCCAGGGCAAGGCTCGACGAGAGCCTTGCGGCACTGACCAGGCTCGAGGGCGAGGTCGGCTCGCTCACCGCCGAAAGAGACCAGCTCAAAACAGATTCCGCTCAAAAGGAAGAGGTGATCGCCTCTCTACGCCAGGAGCTCGAAATGGCGCGGGAGTCGGAGGCCGGGCTCAAAAGGGAGCTCGCCTCCCTTAACGCCGCAGCCATTCAGGCCAAGGCCAATGCGGAGGCCGAAATAAGGGCGCGGCTCGAGGTCGAGACGGCGAAGGCAGCCGAGGCCCTTGGCCAGGCGGAGCTCGCGCTCAAGCAGGCAGAGGAGGCCGGGAAAAGGAGCGCGGAGCTCGAGATAAGGCTCGCCGAGACCGAGAAGATAAGCCAGGCTTTTGAGGCGACTCTTCGCGAGCAGGAAACCCTTAAGAAAGAGGAAGAGCTTAAGCTCGAAAATGCGCTCAAGGAGAAGGAGGCCATCGAGGCGAGGCTCGCCGAGGCAGAGGAGCAATTGAAAGCGGCCGTTGCTTCGGCGGAAGGTGCCGGGGAGCCCGCTCCCGGACCGGAGACGACTGTAGCCGCAGGGCCGTCCGGCGGTAAGGGGGCCGAGGAAGCGTTTGCAAAGGTCGCGGAACTTGAGAAGTCAAGGGACGAGGCCAGGGCGGCGCTCTCGGAGCTTGAGGATGAGCTCAAGAGTATTAACGCCGACCGCGAGCTCATGGCCGGCGAGATTTCCGGCCAGGCCGATACGATAGAGGCGCTCCGGTCAGAGCTCGAAGAATCGAGAAGGGCCGAGGCGGCCTTGAGGGGCGAGATAGAGGCGAGGCTTGCTGAGCTTGAGAACGCAAGGCTCGAGCTTGCCAGTGAGACTGGCCTTGGCAGCAAAGAGGAATCCGACAGTGTCAGGGCGGCTTTGGAAGAGGCCGAGATTGCGAAGAAGAGCGCCCGGGAAGAGGCGGCCAGGGGCGCGGCGCTGGAAGCCAAATACGCGGAGCTTGAGACCGCGAAAAAGTCCATGGAGGCTTCGCTTCGCCGGCACGAAGAGGTCCGGGCCGAGGCCGAGCTCAAGCTCTCGCGCGAAAAGGAGGCGAAGGACCAGCTCGAGGCCAGGCTCAAGGAGGCGGAAGAGGCTCTCATTTCGGCAAGGGCCTCGATGGACGCGGTAAGCGAGAAGTCCCTCGCGGAACCCGCTGATACCGATGTTACGGCCTCGATGGAAGAGGAGCTGGAAAAGGCCAGGAGGGAAGCAAGGGCGGCGGAAGAGGAAGCCGTCTCCGCAAGGAAAGAGACCGAGGCCGCGAACCTCATAATAGCAGAGCTCGAGAGGTCAAGGGACGAGGCCAGGGTAAGGCTCGAAGAGAGCATGGCTTCCATTTCCACGCTTCGCGAGGAGATGGCCAGGACACAGGGCGAGGCAGAGCTTATTAGGAAGAACGAGTCCGAGGGGGCAAAGGCGCTGGCCCTCCTCAAGGAGGAGCTTAAAGAAGCCCGTGGGGCAGAGGCAGGGCTCAAGGCTGAATTCGAGAGTCTGGAAGCCGTCTCCAGAGAGGCGCTTCTGAAAAAGGAGACAGAGAGGGAAGGGCTGGCAGCCAGGGCCGCGGCCCTTGAAGAGAAGCTCGCGGCCGCGGAAGCGGCCCGCGTGAAATCAGAAGAGGCCGCAAAGGCCGGCCTTGAGTCGATCGTGGCGCTCGAAAGGGAGGCCGCAAGGCTCAGAGACGAGAGAGAGCTTGCGGTAAATGACGCTGCCCATAAGGCCCAGGCAATTGCCGCGCTCAGGAACGAGCTTGACGAGACGAGAAAGGCCGGGGTCGGACCGGGGGAGAGGACAGAGGAGCTGGCCGCCGTGCCGGTTGAGACAGCGCCTGCGTCCGTTGAAGAGCCCTCGACGAGAATAAAGGAGCTTGAGACGAGGCTTGCGGAGGCGGTAGCGGCGCGCATGAGATCAGATGATGCCGCGAAAGCCGTAGCAGAGGCCCTCGCCGCGCTCGAAAAGGATTCCGCGCTCCTCAGGAAGGAGAATGAGCTTGCGGTGAACAAGGCGTCTCAGGAGGCCCAGGCAGCGGCCTCGCTCCGTAGCGAACTCGAATCTCAAAGGGAGAAAGAGGCAGCGCTTATGGGCGAGCTCGATGAAGCGAGAAGGCTCGCGTCCGCTGAAGCCGCCAGGCTGGAAGCGGAAGAGCGAGAGCTCGGGGGCCGGACGGCCGCGCTTGAGGAGAAGCTCGCCAAGGCCGAAGAGGCCCGCGTTAAGTCGGAGGAGGCCTCGAAGGCCGAGCTCGCGAGGCTCGGCGCCCTGAATATCGACCTGGAGGCCAGGAACCGGGACCTCGAGGAAAGGCTCAAGGAGACGAATACCGCGCTTGCCAGGGCAGAGGCCGCCGGCGAGGTCGCAAAGGAGCTCATAGTTAAAAATTCGGAGCTCGAGCAGAAGCTCAAGGAGGCCGGACTTGCCAACCTCCAGGGCAAGGCGTCAAGCTATGTCGCGCAGAAGCTCATAGAACGCAATACCGAGCTTGAGATGAGGCTTAAGAAGGCCGAGCTCGCGCTCGCGCAGTCTGAAGCTGCAAGGGCGCAGGCCGAGGCCGTAATCAGCAGGAATACCGAGCTTGCCTCCATGCTCAAGGAAGCTGAGATGACGCTTGCGAGGACGGGCGACCAGGCCCCCCTGCTTGAGACCCTGAACAAGAGGAACTCCGAGCTCGAGACGAGGATACGGGAGGCCGAGGGGGCGCTTGCCGAGGCCGAGGCGGCACGTTTCATGGTCGAGGAGCTTAAGGCAAGGAATAACGAGCTTGAGGAAAAGCTCAAGGCCGGCGGAAGCGGCGCGGACCCCAGGGCCTTTGATGAGCTGAGGAAGGCGAGGCTTGAAACCGAGGCCATGCTCAGGCTGGAATCCGAGGCCCGGAGCTCGCTTGAGGCGCGCCTCCGCGAGGCCCAGGCGGCCAAGGGCGCGGGCGAGGCGGCGATAAAGGAGCTTACGGTCATGGCCCGGGAGACCGAGACGAAGCTCGGCCAGGAGGCTGCCGCAAGGAGCGCGCTGGAGGCCCAGCTCAGGGAAGCGATTGCGTCGAGGGAGGCCAATGAGGCCTCGTTCACGGAGCTCAATGCCGCAAAAGCGGAGCTGGAAGCCCGGCTTGGCCGTGAGGTCGAATCCAGGCGCGTGATGGAAGCGCGCTTAAGAGACATGGAGACCTCCGAGGGCGCGCGGAAGGCGGCAATGTCGGAGCTTGAAAAGGCGCTTGCCGAGACAAGGGAAAGGCTCGCCAGTGAAACGGACGCGCGCAAGCGTCTCGAGCTCGAGATCTCCAGGCTCAGCAAGGAGACGGAGCTCGTTTCAAGGTCGGGCATGGACCCGGCCGGGCTTGCGAAGCTCCAGGACGAGTTCGCAAACCTCCGGACGAGCATCGCAAGGAAGCTCAAGTCAGGCGACATAAAAAGCGATGAGCTCATCAGGCTCATGCAGGCCGACGACGTCATAGGCTTCTACATAGTTAAGAAGGGAGACACGCTCTGGAAGATCGCCAAAGAGGATTCCTACGGGAACCCCTGGAAATGGCCGCTCCTTTACAGGTATAACGTGTCGAGGCTCAAAAACCCCGATATCATAAAGCCGGGGAACGTATTGATATTCATGAAGAACGTAAGCGAGAAAGAGGCAAGGGACGCTGTCAGGAAGGCAAAGCTCAGAGGTGACTGGAAGAAGTGGTCCGAGGGCGACAGGAAATCCTGGCTCGAAGACTGGCTGAACTGA